One window of the Stieleria sp. JC731 genome contains the following:
- a CDS encoding DUF2262 domain-containing protein, giving the protein MKRNVTSAVFGKLKCHIKDRSYSVKMDYKGKAIDIRFFCETDDAIERLLPLAEGVWRARVRYFKAFREHAATELLELLNGFLDCGEENPPQVTAAQLRKVLSVPYLIIFMLTGNDYEDEYFEITGGDSPCLHEHCLVVSFDGDGNISDCDVKSLF; this is encoded by the coding sequence ATGAAACGTAACGTGACCTCAGCGGTGTTCGGCAAGCTCAAATGTCACATAAAAGATCGTTCTTATTCCGTGAAGATGGACTACAAAGGCAAGGCGATCGACATTCGATTCTTCTGCGAAACAGACGATGCAATCGAGCGTTTACTTCCACTTGCCGAAGGGGTCTGGCGGGCGCGTGTTCGGTACTTCAAAGCTTTTCGTGAGCATGCGGCTACGGAACTGCTTGAATTGCTCAACGGATTTCTCGACTGCGGAGAGGAGAATCCTCCGCAGGTGACGGCTGCACAACTCCGCAAGGTACTTTCCGTCCCATATTTGATTATATTTATGCTCACTGGCAATGATTACGAAGATGAGTATTTCGAGATCACTGGCGGGGATTCGCCCTGCCTACACGAGCACTGCTTGGTCGTTTCATTCGACGGCGATGGCAACATTTCGGATTGTGATGTGAAATCTTTGTTCTGA